cgcaaatatacatacctacacagctttccatggtttaccccagacgcttcacatgccctgcttcaatccactgacagcacgtcaaccccggtataccacatcgctccaattcactctattccttgccctcctttcaccctcctgcatgttcaggccccgatcacacaaaatctttttcactccatctttccacctccaatttggtctccctcttctccttgttccctccacctccgacacatatatcctcttggtcaatctttcctcactcatcctctccatgtgcccaaaccacttcaaaacaccctcttctgctctctcaaccacgctctttttatttccacacatctctcttacccttacgttactcactcgatcaaaccacctcacaccacacattgtcctcaaacatctcatttccagcacatccatcctcctgcgcacaactctatccatagcccacgcctcgcaaccatacaacattgttggaaccactattccttcaaacatacccatttttgctttccgagataatgttctcgacttccacacattcttcaaggcccccaggattttcgccccctcccccaccctatgatccacttccgcttccatggttccatccgctgccagatccactcccagatatctaaaacacttcacttcctccagtttttctccattcaaactcacctcccaattgacttgaccctcaaccctactgtacctaataaccttgctcttattcacatttactcttaactttcttctttcacacacttttccaaactcagtcaccagcttctgcagtttctcacatgaatcagccaacagcgctgtatcatcagcgaacaacaactgactcacttcccaagctctctcatccccaacagacttcatacttgcccctgtttccaaaactcttgcatttacctccctaacaaccccatccataaacaaattaaacaaccatggagacatcacacacccctgccgcaaacctacattcactgagaaccaatcactttcctctcttcctacacgtacacatgccttacatcctcgataaaaacttttcactgcttctaacaactttcctcccacaccatatattcttaataccttccacagagcatctctatcaactctgtcatatgccttctccagatccataaatgctacatacaaatccatttgcatctTACATGCATCTTACAtgtcattcatgtatatatatatatatatatatatatatatatatatatatatatatatatatatatatatatatacatgaatgacaTGTAAGATGCATGAGCTCATCAGGCGAGGGTCAGGCGGGAAGGTCAGATCAGCAGTGACAGTGGTCTGGTGCACAGAGACAAGGGTCGGGTCATAGTGCAGCTTCTACGTAAACATGTTCATGTTGACAGTTGTGTGAGGATGAAAGAATGTAATTCACCCATGTCCGTCTGGCCACATGGTAAGATTATTATGAAAGCAATGTGTGCTAGTCCTTGATTTGATGATACTTCTATCTACAGTTGAATGACAAGATACAAGTTTTGTGAGCTTTGTTCCATTCAGTTACTTAAGGAATTTGGTATCAATTTTGCATACAAGAACACCTATACGGTGTGGCACTTGCTCACAACAAACTCGCCTTGAACTTCCACTGGTTGTGTTTACTGGATACTGTAGTAGAGGTGACATGGGACTGAGTGATAAAGAACAGAATTTACGAATAAATTAACATCTATATTGTGTTCGTGTTGGACAAGaatccagtgctctgttcttacaCATGCGAGGCGTCAGCCACCCGAGTGAAGGGAGCAACGCTTAGCAAGCTATAGTTAGAAATATTAGACAATTTGATATTGATAAGCACAACTTTCATAACGAACTCAACAGTAGTGTGAGTGTGGAGGAAGTAGGACCTCTCATGATAAATGACTGGTCAACATGTGCAAGTTTGTGGGGTGGTGATCCATGACCTGATCCTTGCATCTGGTCACCCGACACTTGTCTTGGATATCTTGACCTTTGGTCACCCGACCTCTCCCCTGTCATTGGTGATCACACATCTTACTTGACCTTTCCGCGTGATCCTTGCCTGATGAGATCATGCGTCTTACGCAGCTGGGCGAACCGCCTTACCTACACGGTTAACCATTTAAGTCAAAGAAATATGAATGTTAGTTACAGTCTTATGCTATATATAACTGAGTTTGTTGCGAAATAGTAAATTCAGTCATGGACATGCCAGTAGGCTtaagttgggtgtgtgtgttgaagaacaAGATTTGCCCATCGATATTCATGTTGGAAAACTAGTGGAGTGGTTAATCTCTCGTCGGCATGTAAAGCGTGAGTGGCCTCAAGATGTGCGCGTGATACGAGAGAAAATCAACAATGCAATTCAGGATATGCCAGAGCATCCAGAGATCACACGTCTTCTCTCTGGAACATATATCAATTACTTCAAATGTCTGAAGATTGTTGAGATTCTGAAGGAAACCGAAAAAGATAGTAAAAACATCTTAGGATGGTATGGTTCTCAGCGAATGAAGGATTGGCAGGAGGTGGTCCGACTCTATGAAAAAGATTGTGTTTACCTGGCTGAAGCATGTCAGCTGCTGGTACGCAACATAAACTATGAGGTGCCAGGCATTAAGCGCCAAATTTCAAGGGGGATTCAGATACAACAGGAGTGTGATCATAAGGAAGGAGAATGTATTAAGGGTATTGCTGGTTCAAAGAAAAAATACCTGGAATCATGCAAGCAGATTGGTATCGCTGGTGATAAGGTAAAACATGAGCTGGTTGATCTTGTCAAGACTCTTCCTGAGGAATTTGCTAAAATTGCAGAGAGCAGCAAGAGTCTTACCATCCCTCGTCAGTTGTATTCAGACTTCATGTCATTTACTCTTACGGGAACCCAGCCTGATTGTTTGCCACTACTAAAATTTGTTATGGATTGATTTTGGCGATGGAGGAGGAACCATTGATTTTGGAGATGCATCTGGAGAGATTGACTTTGGAGATAATCATACTTCTGGAGAAATTGATTGGGGAAATCTTGCTGAGGACTCACAGACTATAGACTGGGGTATTGGGGAGGTGGACAATGTTGAGACAGTTGACATTTATCCCTGGTGTTGCAGGGGGTGTCGCAAAAAACTCAGAGGCATTATCAATTTTACTTAACCCCGACACACGCAACCAGTTTATAAATGAACTTCATGAGCTTGAGGGTTTCTTAGGACAGCGTCTTTCAGAGTTAGAAACTGAAGAGAAAGTATTCTCCCTCAACAAGTTTTCTAATGCACCACCATCTGTCCAAGACCACACAGCACAGCAAGCAAGGGAAATGATGTGCCAGGTCAAGAAGATATTAAGCCAACTATCTACAACTAAGATGCAACACCTGTTTCTAATCAGCTCCTCACCAAGATATGTGGATCGACTGGCAGAATCTCTTAAATCTAAACTAGCTGTTGGTGAAAAGCTGGCAGAGAAACAAGTGCTAGCTAAACAATGTAAACAAGATGCTATTGAAGAGCAACAGAACCTCACCCCAAAACTAGCTTTGATCATAGAACGCACAAAAGAACTAAAGTCTCACATAGAGGAACATATCTCCAAGAAGTATAAGAATAGACCTGTTAACTTAATGGGAGCTTATATTAACATGCAGTTGTGATTAGGTTTCATTCATAATGCATTTTAGAATTCTTTTGTAGAACAGTTTGCCTTACCGAACTTTTAAGAACACTCTTGCATTAATACATTAGTGGTGTTTGCAAGGATATGAGTGAGTCATTCAGCAACATGTGGAAATAAGAATGAGCAAATCAGatgatatattgaaatatatatccctggggataggggtgaaagaatacttcccacgtattcctcgcgtgtcgtagaaagcgactagaggggacgggagcggggggccggaaatcctcccctccttgtattaactttctaaaatgggaaacagaagaaggagtcacgcggggagtgctcatcctcctcgaaggctcagagtggggtgcctaaatgtgtgtggatgtaaccaagatgtgaaaaaaggagagataggtagtatgtttgaggaaaggaacctggatgttttggctctgagtgaaacgaagctcaagggtaaaggggaagagtggtttggaaatgtctggggagtgaagtcaggggttagtgagaggacaagagcaagggaaggagtagcaatactcctgaaacaggagttgtggaagtatgtgatagaatgtaagaaagtaaattctcgattaatatgggtaaaattgaaagttgatggagagaggtgggtgattattggtgcatatgcacctgggcatgataagaaagatcatgagaggcaagtgttttgggagcagctaaatgagtgtgttagcggttttgatgcacgagaccgggttatagtgatgggtgatttgaatgcaaaggtgagtaatgtggcagttgagggaataattggtatgcatggggtgttcagtgttgtaaatggaaatggtgaagagcttgtagatttatgtgctgaaaaaggactgatgattgggaatacctggtttaaaaagcgagatatacataagtatacttatgtaagtaggagagatggccagagagcgttattggattacgtgttaattgacaagcgtgcgaaagagagacttttggatgtcaatgtgctgagaggtgcaactggagggatgtctgatcattatcttgtggaggctaaggtgaagattagtgtgggttttcagaaaagacgagtgaatgttggggtgaagaaggtggtgagagtaagtgagcttgggaaggagacctgtgtgaagaagtatctggagagactgagtacagaatggaaaaaggtgagaacaatggaggtaaggggagtgggggaggaatgggatgtatttagggaatcagtgatggattgcgcaaaagatgcttgtggcatgagaagagtgggaggtgggctgtttagaaagggtagtgagtggtgggatgaagaagtaagagtattagtgaaagagaagagagaggcatttggacgatttttgcagggaaaaaatgcaattgagtgggagaagtataaaagaaagagacaggaggtcaagagaaaggtgcaagaggtgaaaaaaagggcaaatgagagttggggtgagagactatcagtaaattttagggagaataaaaagatgttctggaaggaggtaaatagggtgcgtaagacaagggagcaaatgggaacttcagtgaagggcgtaaatggggaggtgataacaagtagtggtgatgtgagaaggagatggaatgagtattttgaaggtttgttgaatgtgtctgatgacagagtggcagatatagggtgtttgggtcgaggtggtgtgcaaagtgagagggttagggaaaatgatttggtaaacagagaagaggtagtaaaagctttgcggaagatgaaagccggcaaggcagcaggtttggatggtattgcagtggaatttattaaaaaagggggtgactgtattgttgactggttggtaaggttatttaatgtatgta
This window of the Panulirus ornatus isolate Po-2019 chromosome 1, ASM3632096v1, whole genome shotgun sequence genome carries:
- the LOC139752975 gene encoding LOW QUALITY PROTEIN: CDK5 regulatory subunit-associated protein 3-like (The sequence of the model RefSeq protein was modified relative to this genomic sequence to represent the inferred CDS: inserted 4 bases in 2 codons), encoding MSGTKSLRSEDEKPTLGFVWVPLLVHQEEQWSQDRALRHNTGDLNPSREGSFDVRHLAPFLFSGSVLSASSGLCYHKSQHRGMILSSLWLAPDDTGARAEVDDVAHAIKAVCGATNDDAFVICHVGTNDVMEEGSEELLEGYLRHVQRYRGESKGFTSLERLETTILKQRRLLNTDDTTISPDFQKAFKKVPRYKLMLKISAAGITGCVGDWREAWLHLTSERHRHNVTTLHDQWSRPVDVAGLLNAAGAPEKGFPAQESSLKLSLTQALRLKLGVCVEEQDLPIDIHVGKLVEWLISRRHVKREWPQDVRVIREKINNAIQDMPEHPEITRLLSGTYINYFKCLKIVEILKETEKDSKNILGWYGSQRMKDWQEVVRLYEKDCVYLAEACQLLVRNINYEVPGIKRQISRGIQIQQECDHKEGECIKGIAGSKKKYLESCKQIGIAGDKVKHELVDLVKTLPEEFAKIAESSKSLTIPRQLYSDFMSFTLTGTQPDCLPLLKFVXWIDFGDGGGTIDFGDASGEIDFGDNHTSGEIDWGNLAEDSQTIDWGIGEVDNVETVDIYXPGVAGGVAKNSEALSILLNPDTRNQFINELHELEGFLGQRLSELETEEKVFSLNKFSNAPPSVQDHTAQQAREMMCQVKKILSQLSTTKMQHLFLISSSPRYVDRLAESLKSKLAVGEKLAEKQVLAKQCKQDAIEEQQNLTPKLALIIERTKELKSHIEEHISKKYKNRPVNLMGAYINMQL